The stretch of DNA CCGGCGCTGTCGTCGGATTCGCTGGGAACCGGGTTGGAGAAGATCCTTGAACGCAGGAACGTCTGAGCCTGTTTCAGTTTCGATAGTGAATTTGTTATCAGCGAAATTCGCAGGAATTCCGGCAGTGTTCGGCTTAAATGTGAAGGTTTCACTCTCAGCGTTAGCACTCGGGTTGGCAGAGTGCTAATTTTCGCGCTACGATAGACAGGTAAGCGCAAAGGGACGGTGCCGAAAGTGATCGTCAGCCTCTGAAAGCGGTGTCCTCGCGCGAGAAATAAAACTCTCACTTAAGAAAGAGGAGGTCCACAGTGTCGATCTCACTTACACCGTTGGAAGACAAGATTATTGTGAAGCAAGCCGAAGCGGAGACGCAGACGTCCTCCGGCCTGTATATTCCGGACAACGCCAAGGAGAAGCCGCAGCAGGGCGAAATCCTGGCCGTCGGCCCGGGTCGTCGCGACGACAACGGCAAGCGTATCCCGATGGATGTCAAGGTCGGGGACAAGATTCTCTATTCCAAGTACGGCGGCACCGAGGTGCATTACAACGGTGAGGATTACCTCATCGTCGGCGCCCGCGACGTGCTCGCAATCCTGAACTGATTGCGCTTTCGCGCAAGTTTTCTAAGAATGCGTTCCAGCCTCCAAACGGCCGGGGCGCATTTTGTATATCGTCTTAAAACCAGACATACAATGTGCAATATCTTACGCCGCGGCTTACAATGCCGTTATGACTTTCAAACATCGTGCCATCGTTGATACCATTCCAGCCTACAAGCAAGGCAAACCGGCTCCCGCGCTCGCGGGCCAGCGCTCCTTCAAGATCTCCAGCAACGAGAATCCTTACCCGCCGCTGCCCAGCGTCCAGAAGGCCATCGAAGACCAGGCGCTCGACCGTATCAACCGTTATCCGGACATGTCCGGCTGGCAGGTCGTCAGCAGGCTCGCCAAGGATTACGAGGTCGATCCTGCCGAAATCGTGCTCGGCTGCGGTTCCACCGAAGTCATCACCCAGCTGGTCGACCTGCTCGCGGGCCCCGGCGATGAGGTGATTTACCCGTGGCGCAGCTTCGAGGCCTACCCGATCATCGTCTCCGGCGCTGGTGCCGCCAGCGTCCAGATCGCCAACCGCCCCGACGGCGGCCACGACATCGACGCGATGATCGCTGCGATCAATAGCAGGACCCGCCTGATCATCGTCAACAACCCGAACAACCCGA from Bifidobacterium sp. ESL0800 encodes:
- the groES gene encoding co-chaperone GroES, which produces MSISLTPLEDKIIVKQAEAETQTSSGLYIPDNAKEKPQQGEILAVGPGRRDDNGKRIPMDVKVGDKILYSKYGGTEVHYNGEDYLIVGARDVLAILN